A region of Micromonospora chokoriensis DNA encodes the following proteins:
- a CDS encoding enoyl-CoA hydratase/isomerase family protein encodes MSGLRIEERPDRLVVTLDRPEKRNAIDADLIAELHQVCAELEANPRLLLLTGGAAGIFAGGADIGQLRERGRTDALAAINSAAFARIRALPMPTVAAVDGPALGGGAELAYACDLRVCTARAVFGQPEVRLGILAGAGATHRLPALVGEGRAKELLFTGRRVDAAEALRIGLVNRVVDEPAELLTVAHALLDEIALGSPLALRLTKLAVDAPAAAHPHLDLVSQAVLFEDEEKHRRMTEFLQRRRPR; translated from the coding sequence GTGAGCGGTCTGCGGATCGAGGAACGCCCGGACCGGCTGGTGGTCACCCTGGACCGACCGGAGAAGCGCAACGCCATCGACGCCGACCTGATCGCCGAGCTGCACCAGGTCTGTGCCGAGTTGGAGGCGAACCCTCGGCTCCTGCTGCTGACCGGCGGCGCGGCGGGCATCTTCGCCGGTGGCGCCGACATCGGCCAACTGCGCGAACGAGGCCGCACGGACGCCCTCGCCGCGATCAACTCCGCCGCCTTCGCGCGGATCCGGGCACTGCCGATGCCGACCGTGGCCGCCGTCGACGGCCCGGCGCTGGGCGGTGGCGCGGAGCTGGCGTACGCCTGCGATCTGCGGGTGTGCACGGCCCGGGCGGTCTTCGGCCAGCCGGAGGTGCGGTTGGGCATCCTGGCCGGCGCCGGCGCCACCCACCGGCTGCCCGCGTTGGTCGGTGAGGGCCGGGCCAAGGAGCTGCTCTTCACCGGACGACGGGTGGACGCCGCGGAGGCGCTGCGGATCGGCCTGGTGAACCGGGTCGTGGACGAGCCCGCCGAGCTGCTGACTGTCGCTCACGCCCTGCTGGACGAGATCGCCCTGGGCTCGCCGCTCGCGCTGCGGCTGACCAAGTTGGCGGTGGACGCGCCCGCCGCCGCGCACCCGCATCTCGACCTGGTCAGTCAGGCGGTGCTCTTCGAGGACGAGGAGAAGCACCGCCGGATGACCGAGTTCCTGCAGCGCCGCCGGCCGCGATGA
- a CDS encoding 3-hydroxyacyl-CoA dehydrogenase family protein encodes MSDRFVVVGAGTMGLGIAYVAAGAGHAVELVEVDPERGASALNRLADLWERAVQRGKLSADEAAANRQRITLRPTLTDVAPAPEVIVEAVPERLDLKRAVLRDAAALRPALLGSNTSSIAIGELAAGLDAPERFLGLHFFNPVWAMTLLEIVVGPATAEETTAAAVALAGRLGKDPVVVRDMPGFATSRLGVTLGLEAIRMVADEVAGAADIDKAMVLGYRHPIGPLELTDLVGLDVRLDIARTLQAAYGDRFAPPPLLVEMVAEGRLGKKSGQGFYRWEGGVKQ; translated from the coding sequence ATGAGCGATCGTTTCGTGGTCGTCGGTGCCGGCACGATGGGCCTCGGCATCGCGTACGTGGCGGCCGGGGCGGGGCACGCCGTGGAGTTGGTCGAGGTCGACCCCGAGCGGGGAGCCTCCGCGCTGAACCGGCTCGCCGACCTGTGGGAACGGGCGGTGCAGCGCGGGAAGCTGAGCGCCGACGAGGCCGCCGCGAACCGGCAACGGATCACGCTGCGGCCGACGCTCACCGACGTCGCTCCCGCCCCCGAGGTGATCGTGGAGGCGGTGCCGGAGCGGTTGGACCTGAAGCGGGCGGTGCTGCGGGACGCCGCCGCGCTGCGTCCGGCTCTGCTGGGCAGCAACACGTCCAGCATCGCCATCGGTGAGCTGGCCGCCGGGCTGGACGCGCCCGAGCGCTTCCTCGGCCTGCACTTCTTCAACCCGGTCTGGGCGATGACGCTCCTGGAGATCGTGGTCGGCCCGGCCACCGCCGAGGAGACCACCGCCGCGGCCGTCGCGCTCGCCGGCCGGTTGGGTAAGGACCCCGTCGTGGTACGAGACATGCCCGGCTTCGCCACGTCGCGCCTCGGCGTCACCCTCGGGTTGGAGGCGATCCGGATGGTGGCCGACGAGGTGGCCGGCGCGGCCGACATCGACAAGGCCATGGTGTTGGGCTACCGGCACCCGATCGGTCCGCTGGAACTCACCGACCTGGTCGGTCTGGACGTGCGGCTGGACATCGCCCGCACCCTCCAGGCCGCGTACGGGGACCGCTTCGCGCCGCCGCCCCTGCTCGTGGAGATGGTGGCCGAGGGGCGGCTGGGCAAGAAGTCCGGGCAGGGCTTCTACCGGTGGGAAGGCGGTGTCAAGCAGTGA
- a CDS encoding class I SAM-dependent methyltransferase — protein MTVQPQIGDVVGELLRDTLAVASGVGPRPLVGGRLPRPVIEIIERDDGLINGAPAAHYLDGPQDWQPYDHRAVDRARGETLDIGTGAGRIALLLQERGVPVTGLDTSGGALAVSRRRGVRRLVHGTVDTHVADGRRYDTFLLLGNNLGLFEGRERAPGFLAALAALARPGAQIIAHGTDPYGTRDPVHTGYHERNRRRGRLGGQLRLRLRYRELSTEWFDYLVCSADEFASLVHGTGWRLTDVDDRDAPYYLATLRLAD, from the coding sequence GTGACGGTGCAGCCTCAAATCGGTGACGTGGTCGGTGAGCTGCTGCGGGACACCCTCGCGGTGGCGAGCGGGGTGGGCCCCCGACCACTGGTGGGTGGACGACTGCCCCGGCCGGTCATCGAGATCATCGAACGGGACGACGGGCTGATCAACGGCGCGCCGGCCGCGCACTACCTCGACGGGCCGCAGGACTGGCAGCCGTACGACCACCGCGCGGTGGACCGGGCCCGCGGCGAGACACTGGACATCGGCACCGGCGCCGGCCGGATCGCCCTGCTGCTCCAGGAGCGCGGCGTACCCGTCACCGGCCTGGACACCTCTGGCGGCGCGCTGGCGGTGAGCCGGCGTCGCGGTGTCCGGCGGCTGGTGCACGGCACCGTCGACACGCACGTGGCCGATGGTCGGCGGTACGACACGTTCCTGCTGCTCGGCAACAACCTCGGCCTGTTCGAGGGTCGGGAGCGTGCCCCCGGGTTCCTGGCCGCGCTCGCGGCTCTGGCCCGCCCGGGCGCGCAGATCATCGCGCACGGCACCGACCCGTACGGCACCCGCGACCCGGTGCACACCGGTTACCACGAACGCAACCGCCGCCGCGGTCGGCTCGGCGGTCAGCTCCGGCTCCGGCTTCGTTACCGGGAGCTGAGCACCGAGTGGTTCGACTACCTGGTCTGTTCGGCGGACGAGTTCGCCTCGCTGGTGCACGGCACCGGCTGGCGGCTGACCGATGTGGACGACCGGGACGCGCCCTACTACCTCGCCACCCTGCGCCTCGCCGACTGA
- a CDS encoding PPOX class F420-dependent oxidoreductase — MTMLDRLSAEKYILLTTFRKDGRAVPTPVWSVRDGDALAVWTRADSGKVKRIRHNGEVTVAPCDVRGRPHGAEVPAHATIYGSGDTGRVRDLLKHKYRLIGRLSLLGSRLRRGEGGTVGIRVTLAESRR, encoded by the coding sequence GTGACGATGCTGGACCGGCTGTCGGCCGAGAAGTACATCCTGCTCACGACCTTCCGCAAGGACGGTCGGGCGGTGCCGACGCCGGTCTGGTCGGTACGCGACGGTGACGCGTTGGCGGTCTGGACCCGGGCCGACTCGGGCAAGGTCAAACGGATCCGCCACAACGGCGAGGTGACGGTGGCTCCGTGCGACGTGCGGGGCCGCCCACACGGGGCGGAGGTGCCGGCCCACGCGACGATCTACGGGAGCGGCGACACCGGTCGGGTCCGTGACCTGCTCAAGCACAAGTACCGCCTGATCGGTCGACTCAGTCTGCTGGGCAGCCGGCTTCGGCGGGGCGAGGGCGGCACGGTCGGCATCCGGGTGACGCTGGCCGAGTCGCGGCGCTGA
- a CDS encoding BldC family transcriptional regulator: MASRTHEPEPLLTPAEVASMFRVDPKTVTRWAKAGKLSAIRTLGGHRRYRESEVRALLQGQIPQQRQGD, translated from the coding sequence ATGGCATCGCGAACGCACGAACCAGAGCCGCTACTTACACCGGCCGAGGTGGCGTCGATGTTCCGTGTCGACCCGAAGACGGTGACCCGGTGGGCCAAGGCTGGCAAGCTCAGCGCCATCCGCACCCTGGGTGGCCACCGTCGCTACCGCGAGTCGGAGGTCAGGGCGCTGTTGCAGGGTCAGATCCCGCAGCAGCGACAGGGCGACTGA